A section of the Leminorella richardii genome encodes:
- the asd gene encoding archaetidylserine decarboxylase (Phosphatidylserine decarboxylase is synthesized as a single chain precursor. Generation of the pyruvoyl active site from a Ser is coupled to cleavage of a Gly-Ser bond between the larger (beta) and smaller (alpha chains). It is an integral membrane protein.), translating to MLDRIKVRLQYLLPKQGLTQLAGLAAGWQGGWLTHLVIKAFAKYYRVDMQEAQNPAPESYATFNDFFVRPLKEGARPIVEDERQLALPADGAVSQLGPITDGKLIQAKGHDFTLEALLACNMPMVDTFQNGLFATIYLSPRDYHRVHMPCRGVLREMVYVPGDLFSVNPLTAENVPNLFARNERAICLFDTPFGPMVQILVGATIVGSIETVWQGTVTPPREGVLKRWTYPAEGEEGAVVLEKGAEMGRFKLGSTVINLFTQNSVTFASHLQCKTPTRMGERFADAG from the coding sequence GTGCTGGATCGCATAAAAGTACGATTACAATATTTACTTCCCAAGCAGGGACTTACTCAACTGGCTGGTCTGGCTGCAGGCTGGCAGGGTGGATGGCTGACGCATCTGGTCATCAAGGCGTTTGCCAAATACTATCGGGTTGACATGCAGGAAGCGCAAAATCCCGCTCCCGAATCTTATGCAACCTTTAACGACTTCTTCGTGCGCCCTCTAAAAGAGGGAGCACGCCCTATCGTTGAGGATGAACGCCAACTCGCACTGCCCGCCGACGGCGCGGTTAGCCAGCTAGGGCCAATTACTGACGGCAAGCTTATTCAGGCCAAAGGCCACGACTTCACGCTAGAAGCGCTGCTGGCCTGCAACATGCCGATGGTAGACACCTTCCAAAACGGCCTGTTCGCCACTATCTATCTCTCACCGAGAGACTACCACCGCGTACACATGCCCTGCCGCGGCGTTCTGCGCGAAATGGTGTACGTCCCCGGCGATCTGTTCTCTGTGAACCCGCTGACGGCAGAAAATGTCCCTAACCTGTTTGCCCGCAACGAGCGCGCAATTTGCCTGTTTGACACTCCCTTTGGCCCGATGGTGCAGATCCTCGTGGGCGCCACCATTGTCGGCAGCATAGAAACCGTCTGGCAGGGCACTGTGACACCGCCTCGAGAAGGCGTTCTCAAGCGCTGGACCTACCCGGCTGAGGGCGAAGAAGGCGCCGTAGTGCTGGAAAAAGGCGCTGAGATGGGGCGTTTCAAACTGGGTTCCACCGTTATCAACCTGTTTACTCAAAACAGCGTGACCTTTGCCTCACACCTACAGTGCAAAACGCCAACCCGAATGGGTGAACGCTTTGCCGATGCCGGCTAG
- the rsgA gene encoding small ribosomal subunit biogenesis GTPase RsgA, giving the protein MNKKKLSKGQQRRVAANHQRRLQAVNQKAEPDDSLFDEPQEGIVVSRFGKHADVEADDGSVHRCNIRRTVPSLVTGDRIVWRPALAEHAKGIIEAVHERTSVLTRPDFYDGVKPIAANVDRIVIVSAILPELSLNIIDRYLVACETVGIAPLIVLNKVDLLDSEGRDFVEQAMQIYRNIGYPVLLVSSISGEGMDELTEALKGHINVFAGQSGVGKSSLLNALLPPEEATIDVGDVSDVSGLGQHTTTASRLYHLPNGSDIIDSPGVREFGLWHLEPEQVTHGFIEFREFIGHCRFRDCKHVDDPGCAIREAVDAGTIAEERYDNYLKILTSMAEVRSRKNPNDVKE; this is encoded by the coding sequence GTGAATAAAAAGAAACTGTCTAAAGGCCAACAGCGGCGTGTCGCAGCCAACCATCAGCGGCGCCTGCAGGCGGTTAACCAAAAGGCTGAGCCAGACGACTCTCTGTTTGACGAGCCGCAGGAAGGCATTGTCGTCAGCCGCTTTGGCAAACACGCTGACGTAGAGGCCGACGACGGTAGCGTTCACCGCTGCAATATTCGCCGTACAGTCCCTTCACTGGTCACCGGCGACAGAATTGTCTGGCGCCCGGCTCTTGCGGAACACGCGAAAGGCATTATCGAAGCCGTTCACGAACGCACGTCAGTGCTAACCCGACCTGACTTTTACGACGGCGTGAAGCCTATCGCCGCCAACGTCGATCGCATCGTTATTGTTTCGGCCATTCTGCCCGAGCTGTCACTCAACATTATTGACCGCTATCTGGTCGCCTGTGAGACCGTCGGCATTGCTCCGCTTATTGTCCTGAATAAAGTAGACCTGCTAGACAGCGAAGGCCGCGACTTCGTCGAACAGGCCATGCAGATCTACCGCAACATTGGCTACCCCGTGCTGCTGGTGTCTAGCATCAGCGGAGAAGGCATGGACGAACTGACCGAAGCGCTCAAAGGCCATATCAACGTGTTCGCCGGGCAGTCCGGCGTCGGCAAGTCCAGCCTGCTCAACGCCCTACTGCCGCCGGAAGAGGCGACCATCGATGTGGGAGACGTCTCCGACGTTTCCGGGCTCGGACAGCACACCACTACCGCATCTCGCCTCTATCACCTGCCCAACGGCTCAGACATTATCGACTCCCCCGGAGTGCGTGAGTTTGGCCTTTGGCACTTGGAACCAGAACAGGTTACCCACGGTTTTATCGAATTTCGCGAGTTTATCGGCCACTGTCGCTTCCGCGACTGCAAGCACGTAGACGATCCCGGCTGTGCTATTCGTGAAGCAGTTGATGCGGGAACCATCGCCGAAGAGCGTTACGACAACTATCTGAAAATTCTTACCAGCATGGCGGAAGTCAGAAGCAGGAAGAACCCCAACGATGTGAAGGAATAG
- the epmA gene encoding elongation factor P--(R)-beta-lysine ligase, producing the protein MSDLANWQPSASIANLLKRAKIVAEIRRFFTERGVLEVDTPAMSRATGTDLHLVPFETRYVGPGAAEGATLYMMTSPEFHMKRLLAAGSGPIYQLGKSFRNEEAGRHHNPEFTMLEWYRPHFDMYRLMNEVDDLLQQVLNCEASEVVSYQQIFQRHLEIDPLSADKPQLRAAAAKIELGELAEKEEDRDTLLQMLFVFGVEPHIGHEKPTFVYHFPASQASLAEISSEDHRVAERFEVYYKGVELANGFCELTDAGEQRQRFEQENRRREARGLPVRPIDEYLLAALAYGIPACSGVALGVDRLIMIALGAQSIAEVMAFPVERA; encoded by the coding sequence ATGAGCGATCTGGCTAACTGGCAGCCCAGCGCGTCTATTGCCAATTTATTGAAGCGCGCCAAGATCGTCGCGGAAATTCGTCGCTTTTTTACTGAACGCGGCGTGCTGGAAGTGGATACGCCAGCCATGAGCCGAGCGACGGGAACTGACCTGCATCTGGTGCCTTTTGAAACCCGCTATGTAGGGCCCGGAGCGGCGGAAGGCGCAACGCTGTATATGATGACCAGCCCAGAATTTCACATGAAGCGCCTGCTAGCGGCGGGCAGTGGTCCTATTTACCAGCTTGGTAAAAGCTTTCGCAATGAAGAGGCCGGTCGCCACCACAACCCTGAATTCACCATGCTGGAGTGGTATCGCCCCCACTTTGACATGTATCGCTTAATGAACGAAGTGGACGATCTGCTTCAGCAGGTGCTTAACTGCGAGGCCAGTGAAGTCGTTTCCTACCAGCAGATTTTCCAGCGTCATCTGGAGATCGATCCGCTTTCAGCAGACAAGCCTCAGCTTCGCGCGGCGGCAGCCAAGATTGAGCTGGGGGAGCTGGCGGAAAAAGAAGAGGATCGCGATACCCTCTTACAGATGCTGTTTGTCTTTGGCGTTGAGCCGCACATTGGTCATGAAAAGCCGACCTTTGTTTACCACTTCCCCGCCTCTCAGGCGTCTTTGGCGGAAATCAGCTCTGAAGATCACCGCGTGGCGGAGCGCTTTGAGGTCTATTATAAGGGCGTTGAGCTGGCGAACGGCTTCTGCGAACTGACGGACGCAGGCGAGCAGCGCCAGCGCTTTGAGCAGGAAAACCGCAGGCGAGAGGCGCGCGGGCTGCCCGTTCGTCCGATTGATGAATATCTTTTAGCGGCGCTGGCGTACGGCATACCGGCCTGTTCCGGCGTAGCGCTGGGGGTCGATCGCCTGATTATGATTGCGCTAGGCGCTCAGTCTATTGCTGAGGTGATGGCGTTCCCGGTGGAGAGGGCGTAG
- the orn gene encoding oligoribonuclease, with protein MSGSENNLIWIDLEMTGLDPEVHRIIEIATIVTDANLNVLAEGPVFAVHQTNEHLATMDDWNTTTHTASGLVERVKASPLDERAAELATIEFLQKWVPQGVSPICGNSIGQDRRFLYRYMPDLERYFHYRYLDVSTLKELARRWKPSILGGIEKKSTHQALDDIRDSIAELAYYREHFIQL; from the coding sequence ATGTCTGGAAGTGAGAATAACCTGATTTGGATCGATCTGGAAATGACTGGGTTAGATCCTGAGGTTCACCGTATTATCGAAATCGCCACTATTGTGACGGACGCCAACCTGAACGTTCTGGCTGAAGGGCCCGTGTTTGCCGTGCATCAGACGAATGAGCATCTGGCGACAATGGACGATTGGAACACGACTACCCACACCGCCAGCGGGCTGGTTGAGCGCGTTAAGGCAAGCCCACTGGACGAAAGAGCGGCGGAGCTGGCGACGATTGAGTTTCTGCAAAAGTGGGTTCCTCAGGGGGTGTCGCCAATTTGTGGTAACAGCATCGGTCAGGATCGACGCTTTCTTTACCGCTACATGCCAGACCTAGAACGCTACTTCCACTATCGCTATCTGGACGTTAGCACTCTGAAAGAGCTGGCGCGGCGCTGGAAGCCGTCCATTCTCGGGGGAATCGAGAAGAAAAGTACCCATCAGGCGCTGGACGATATTCGCGACTCAATTGCCGAACTGGCTTACTATCGTGAGCATTTTATTCAGCTTTAA
- the mscM gene encoding miniconductance mechanosensitive channel MscM, translated as MKLTRLLSALLLNLILIGSVWAATLPDAGQIKQEIKQVEANKDAPGQKEILEAYQGALNWLNERSESLTRSQQYRKSIDDFPKLTKSLRAQLESESTAPQPLQAGLTIAELEQLSIQTNSRLLELNRQLLQEQDRTREITNSLSQLPAQLAATRKTLNDLERRLPDQNQSSALAIAKLAQLQAEAAFNKAKVDELELEQLSASNRQEISRLQAEILKAQQTKTDTLLQLINAQLNQQRQQESRQTLEHTTQLAEQHGDLPLSVRKLLQENQELSEMLSRQAQKMDQISTEQRQTVSKIVQVRQAFTTLTEQSQWLSMSTALGESLRLQVSRLPEMPKSQLLDTEMADMRVQRLNLEDRRDKLVKLPELVQDNGLPLTEQQQELVKQQIKMQQELLSSLLAGYDTLLIELTKLKVSNNQLAEALAEVKDASHRYLFWVADVNPLTLSYPLQVFQDLNQLLSLDTLTELSGAVKAMATTKEAVGLIFAAVCLVGFSISSRRHYQAFLERASARVGKVTQDHFSLTLRTVFWSIIVAVPLPVLWWALAYGLQHAWQYPIAVAIGEGVNATVPLMWAFMISASFSHPQGLFIAHFRWSQSRVARAMRYYKLSLWVVVPLIIASISFDYFNERQFSGTLGRLCFILLCGALVMMTTNLRRAGIPLYLDRRGSGENAVNQALWTFLIFAPIAAAAAAAFGYLATAQALLLRLEASVAIWFGLLVIYHIIRRWMLIQRRRIEFDRAKQRRAERLAQRAKGEDDSAPNSDSSMDNDEPVVVDLDAISAQSLQLVRSILTMIALVSLIILWSEIHSAFAFLENIRLWDVTSSVAGAESIQAITLGSVLIAILVFIVTMQLVRNLPALLELAILQHLDLSPGTGYAITTITKYILMLIGGMVAFSLIGVEWSKLQWLVAALGVGLGFGLQEIFANFISGLIILFEKPIRIGDTVTIRDLTGSITKINTRATTIVDWDRKEIIVPNKAFITEQFVNWSLSDSVTRIVLTVPATADTDPDLVKRLLEDAAHRCSLVLDTPQPDAFLVDIQQGIQIFELRVFAAEMGMRMPLRHEMHSLILKAYEDNNLTLPFPPFQMSVNAMARRNANIRPPFKTGEL; from the coding sequence ATGAAACTGACACGTCTACTGTCAGCACTGCTGCTAAACCTAATACTGATAGGCTCTGTCTGGGCGGCTACGCTTCCAGACGCAGGGCAGATCAAACAGGAAATCAAGCAGGTTGAGGCCAACAAAGACGCCCCCGGTCAAAAGGAGATCCTTGAGGCCTATCAGGGGGCGCTTAACTGGCTAAACGAACGCAGCGAGTCCCTTACCCGCAGCCAGCAGTACCGCAAATCTATTGACGACTTTCCCAAGCTGACCAAAAGCCTGCGCGCTCAGCTGGAAAGCGAAAGCACTGCGCCCCAGCCTCTTCAGGCTGGGTTAACCATTGCCGAACTTGAGCAGCTTTCCATTCAAACCAACAGCCGACTGCTGGAGCTTAACCGCCAGCTGCTGCAAGAGCAGGATCGCACTCGGGAAATTACTAACTCCCTCAGCCAGCTCCCGGCTCAGCTAGCGGCAACGCGCAAAACGCTAAACGATTTGGAAAGACGCCTGCCGGATCAAAACCAGTCATCCGCTCTGGCCATCGCCAAACTGGCACAGCTTCAGGCGGAAGCCGCTTTCAACAAAGCCAAAGTGGACGAGCTGGAACTGGAACAGCTCTCCGCCAGCAACCGACAGGAAATTTCCCGCCTACAGGCAGAAATCCTCAAGGCTCAGCAAACCAAAACCGATACGCTGCTTCAGCTTATCAACGCGCAGCTAAACCAGCAGCGCCAGCAGGAAAGCCGCCAGACGCTGGAGCACACGACTCAGTTGGCAGAGCAGCACGGCGACTTGCCGCTGTCCGTCAGAAAGCTGCTGCAGGAAAACCAGGAACTGTCGGAAATGCTCAGCCGGCAGGCGCAGAAAATGGACCAAATATCCACCGAGCAGCGCCAAACTGTTAGCAAAATCGTTCAGGTACGCCAAGCGTTCACCACTCTGACAGAGCAGTCCCAGTGGCTGAGTATGTCAACGGCTCTGGGGGAATCCCTGCGCCTACAGGTCTCTCGACTGCCGGAAATGCCAAAGTCCCAGCTGTTGGACACCGAAATGGCCGATATGCGCGTCCAGCGTCTGAACCTGGAAGATCGCCGCGACAAGCTGGTTAAACTACCCGAACTCGTTCAGGACAACGGCCTGCCGCTCACCGAGCAGCAGCAAGAGCTGGTTAAACAGCAGATAAAAATGCAGCAGGAGCTGCTTTCGTCGCTGCTGGCGGGTTACGACACCCTGCTTATCGAGTTGACCAAGCTGAAGGTGTCTAACAATCAGCTGGCAGAGGCGCTGGCAGAGGTAAAAGACGCCTCTCACCGCTACCTGTTCTGGGTGGCAGACGTCAATCCGCTGACTCTCAGCTACCCGCTACAGGTGTTTCAAGACCTCAATCAGCTGCTTTCTCTGGACACGCTAACGGAGCTGAGCGGTGCGGTTAAAGCCATGGCGACCACCAAAGAGGCGGTAGGCCTGATTTTTGCCGCCGTGTGTCTGGTTGGCTTTAGTATCAGCTCTCGTCGCCACTATCAGGCGTTTTTAGAACGCGCTTCAGCGCGAGTCGGCAAAGTGACGCAAGATCACTTCTCGCTGACCCTTCGCACCGTATTTTGGTCTATCATCGTAGCCGTGCCGCTGCCGGTTCTCTGGTGGGCGCTGGCCTACGGGCTCCAACACGCCTGGCAGTATCCGATCGCTGTCGCCATCGGTGAAGGGGTTAACGCTACCGTCCCACTAATGTGGGCGTTTATGATTAGCGCCAGCTTCTCCCATCCGCAGGGGCTGTTTATCGCTCACTTCCGCTGGTCACAGTCGCGAGTCGCCCGCGCCATGCGCTATTACAAGCTCTCTCTGTGGGTCGTGGTGCCGCTGATTATCGCCTCTATCAGCTTTGACTACTTCAACGAGCGGCAGTTTTCCGGCACGCTGGGGCGCCTGTGCTTTATTTTGCTCTGCGGCGCGCTAGTGATGATGACCACCAACCTGCGACGGGCGGGCATTCCCCTCTATCTCGATCGACGAGGATCGGGGGAGAACGCCGTCAACCAGGCTCTGTGGACGTTTTTAATCTTTGCTCCTATTGCCGCGGCCGCAGCTGCTGCGTTTGGCTATTTAGCCACGGCACAGGCGCTGCTGCTGCGCCTCGAGGCCTCGGTAGCCATCTGGTTTGGGCTACTGGTGATTTACCACATTATTCGCCGCTGGATGTTAATTCAGCGGCGCCGCATTGAGTTTGACCGCGCCAAACAGCGGCGCGCCGAACGTCTGGCACAAAGGGCAAAAGGGGAAGACGATTCAGCGCCCAATTCCGACAGTTCAATGGATAACGACGAACCGGTAGTGGTCGATCTGGATGCCATCAGCGCCCAGTCATTACAGCTGGTACGCTCCATTCTGACGATGATTGCGCTAGTATCGCTGATTATTCTCTGGTCAGAAATCCACTCGGCATTCGCCTTTTTGGAAAACATTCGCCTGTGGGATGTGACGTCTTCTGTTGCGGGGGCTGAGAGCATTCAGGCCATCACGCTAGGCTCTGTACTGATCGCCATTCTGGTGTTTATTGTCACCATGCAATTGGTTCGCAACCTGCCCGCGCTGTTGGAGCTGGCCATTCTCCAGCACCTCGACCTCTCGCCGGGCACTGGCTACGCCATCACCACCATTACCAAATATATCCTGATGCTGATCGGCGGCATGGTGGCCTTCTCCCTTATCGGCGTAGAGTGGTCTAAGCTCCAGTGGCTGGTCGCTGCACTCGGTGTGGGCTTGGGCTTTGGTCTACAGGAGATCTTCGCCAACTTTATCTCTGGCCTGATTATCCTGTTTGAAAAACCGATCCGCATCGGCGATACCGTCACCATCCGCGATCTGACCGGCTCTATCACCAAGATCAACACTCGGGCAACGACCATTGTCGACTGGGATAGAAAAGAGATTATTGTGCCCAACAAGGCGTTTATCACCGAGCAGTTCGTCAACTGGTCGCTGTCCGACTCGGTCACCCGAATTGTGCTGACGGTACCGGCTACTGCCGATACCGATCCGGACTTGGTCAAGCGCCTGCTGGAAGATGCTGCACATCGCTGTTCACTAGTGCTGGATACGCCGCAGCCCGACGCCTTCCTGGTCGACATTCAGCAGGGCATTCAGATTTTCGAACTGCGCGTGTTTGCCGCCGAAATGGGCATGCGCATGCCGCTGCGCCACGAAATGCACAGCCTGATCCTGAAGGCCTACGAAGACAACAACCTGACGCTGCCATTCCCACCGTTCCAGATGAGCGTCAACGCCATGGCGCGTCGCAACGCCAATATCAGGCCGCCGTTTAAAACCGGTGAGTTGTGA
- a CDS encoding NADH:flavin oxidoreductase/NADH oxidase, whose translation MAKFRHLTTPFSLKGLSLKNRVVMPPMCQYQATDGLPNSWHFVHYVSRAVGGVGLVIVEMTNVAPNGRISPNCLGLWNDEQRDAFKRIVDEVHAQGGKIAIQIAHAGRKALGEKDVVSSSAIRYDGAVDAGNGLWAYQEPRVLDKDEIADIIQAFQHSVRRAVEAGFDAIEIHGAHGYLIHQFYSPKMNLRTDEYGQDKMLFGERLIQAAKAVMPAEMPLLVRISAQEYGENGFDVEYGCEVAKRFAAAGAEVIHVSGGGDGPLHPDHTPIFNAGYQVYLARAVKEATGLPTVAVGMLEDPAVADYVLSTGDADLVAIGRGLLRDPNWLLNAQFHQNASDGGDVQYVPGSYVGAFR comes from the coding sequence ATGGCCAAATTTCGCCACCTAACTACCCCATTTTCTCTAAAAGGTCTGTCGCTGAAAAACCGTGTTGTCATGCCGCCTATGTGCCAGTATCAGGCAACTGACGGCCTGCCGAACAGCTGGCACTTTGTGCACTATGTTTCTCGTGCCGTTGGCGGAGTGGGGCTGGTGATTGTTGAAATGACTAACGTCGCCCCCAACGGGCGGATTTCACCAAACTGCCTGGGGCTGTGGAACGATGAGCAGCGCGATGCGTTTAAGCGCATCGTTGATGAAGTGCACGCTCAGGGTGGAAAGATAGCTATTCAAATCGCCCACGCTGGCCGCAAAGCGCTGGGAGAGAAAGACGTTGTGTCATCGTCAGCCATTCGCTACGACGGCGCAGTTGATGCAGGAAACGGCCTCTGGGCCTATCAAGAGCCTCGGGTGCTTGATAAAGACGAGATTGCAGACATCATTCAGGCGTTTCAACATTCCGTCCGGCGCGCGGTGGAGGCAGGCTTTGACGCTATAGAGATCCACGGAGCGCACGGCTATCTGATTCATCAGTTTTACTCGCCAAAAATGAATCTGCGCACTGACGAGTATGGGCAAGACAAAATGCTGTTTGGTGAGCGCCTTATTCAGGCGGCGAAAGCCGTTATGCCCGCAGAGATGCCCCTTCTCGTGCGGATCTCTGCACAAGAGTATGGTGAAAACGGCTTTGACGTTGAGTACGGATGCGAAGTTGCCAAGCGGTTTGCCGCCGCAGGGGCTGAGGTTATCCACGTCAGCGGCGGTGGAGACGGCCCGCTTCATCCTGATCATACTCCGATATTTAACGCGGGCTATCAGGTATATTTGGCGCGAGCGGTAAAAGAAGCGACTGGGCTGCCGACCGTTGCCGTGGGTATGCTGGAAGACCCCGCAGTGGCTGACTATGTGCTCAGCACTGGCGATGCCGATCTGGTCGCGATAGGGCGCGGACTGCTGCGCGATCCGAACTGGCTTTTGAATGCGCAGTTTCATCAAAACGCGTCTGATGGCGGCGATGTCCAGTATGTACCGGGATCTTACGTGGGTGCATTCAGGTAG
- a CDS encoding LysR family transcriptional regulator, with protein MNNIRTFDLNLLKALDALLDERSVTRAAAKLSLTQPAVSSMLNRLRDSFGDPLFVRASHGMVPTERALALAKPVKKLLADTDALMQTPAFNPAELEAVFKIACADHDMLALCQPFILELKRRAPHVRIALLSIHRLDVHAMLERGELNLALLDPRMSPPDLRSRRLYEERYVCIMRKGHPAAEQEALSLDAFCSLEHVMASYEGGQFSGVTDDALAKIGRTRRVALSVTSFLLLLSVLKQSDFIAVIPERLAKEAEGIIIVDTPIEVQGYTKIMAWHERSHHDPVQQWLRDLMWEVCGEKGN; from the coding sequence TTGAATAATATCAGAACATTCGATCTTAACCTGCTTAAGGCGCTGGACGCCCTACTGGACGAACGCAGTGTGACGCGTGCGGCAGCAAAGCTGTCCCTCACGCAGCCCGCCGTCAGCAGCATGCTAAATCGGCTACGAGACAGCTTTGGCGATCCTCTATTCGTTCGTGCGTCCCACGGGATGGTTCCGACAGAGCGCGCTCTGGCGCTGGCTAAACCTGTCAAAAAGCTGCTGGCAGATACGGATGCGCTAATGCAGACTCCGGCGTTTAATCCCGCAGAATTAGAAGCGGTATTTAAAATTGCCTGCGCTGACCACGACATGCTCGCACTCTGTCAGCCGTTTATTTTGGAGCTCAAGCGCCGAGCCCCTCACGTCAGGATTGCACTACTGTCGATTCACCGTCTTGACGTCCACGCGATGCTGGAACGCGGCGAGCTGAATCTGGCACTGCTCGATCCCAGGATGTCGCCGCCCGATCTCCGCAGCCGTAGACTTTATGAAGAGCGCTACGTGTGTATTATGCGCAAAGGCCATCCCGCCGCTGAACAGGAAGCGCTGTCTCTCGATGCATTTTGCTCGTTGGAGCACGTCATGGCCTCTTACGAAGGCGGGCAGTTTTCCGGCGTTACCGACGACGCACTGGCTAAAATTGGTCGCACCCGCCGCGTGGCGCTTTCTGTCACCAGCTTCCTGCTGTTGCTCAGCGTGCTTAAGCAAAGCGACTTTATTGCCGTTATCCCTGAGCGCTTGGCCAAAGAAGCTGAAGGCATCATCATTGTTGACACGCCGATTGAGGTGCAGGGCTATACGAAAATCATGGCCTGGCACGAACGCAGCCATCACGACCCGGTACAGCAGTGGCTAAGAGATCTGATGTGGGAAGTGTGCGGAGAAAAAGGAAACTAG
- a CDS encoding MFS transporter yields MQLNDSTIEKKVMRRVTWRLIPLLVACYVIAIIDRANIGIAALTMNADIGLSTASFGLAAGLFFIPYVLLELPSNLALEKFGARWWIARIMFTWGIISGAHMFVWNETSLYVMRALLGAAEAGFFPGIVFYLTLWFPSAWRGRIVASFMAGIPVALIIGTPISSMLLELHGWMGLSGWQWMFLLEAMPAIVLAVIVPFALPSRPEESHFLEEDEKRWLIAKLAAERSQLPKQAHGSMLKALFSPQVLLFSLAYYGLTNLNGAISTFLPMIVKETGLSNVQTGFVAIIPYVFGLVGMLALGRMADKPGARLATNYLALTISIIGLLGAGYFDEPVLRLVFLCGAAIGFFGAMPVFWGLPSQFLSASAAAGSIALINSLGNMSSVINPWVIGTIRDKTGSFNGGFYWLAAMALLSVIVLTLIFRLWKTAAPQGALKSENKEYINENC; encoded by the coding sequence ATGCAACTCAATGATTCTACAATAGAAAAGAAGGTAATGCGCAGGGTTACCTGGCGGCTAATTCCGCTGCTGGTCGCCTGCTATGTTATCGCTATCATCGATAGGGCCAATATCGGCATTGCGGCTCTGACTATGAATGCCGATATCGGATTGAGTACTGCCAGCTTTGGGCTGGCGGCAGGGCTGTTCTTTATCCCTTACGTTTTACTGGAGCTGCCTTCCAATCTGGCACTGGAAAAGTTTGGTGCCCGCTGGTGGATCGCCCGCATCATGTTCACCTGGGGCATTATCTCCGGCGCCCATATGTTCGTGTGGAATGAAACTAGTCTGTACGTTATGCGTGCGCTGTTGGGTGCGGCAGAGGCTGGGTTCTTCCCCGGTATCGTGTTTTATCTGACTCTCTGGTTCCCGTCGGCCTGGCGGGGGCGCATCGTGGCGTCCTTTATGGCCGGTATCCCGGTAGCGCTAATTATTGGCACGCCGATTTCCAGTATGCTGCTGGAGCTTCACGGCTGGATGGGGCTGAGCGGATGGCAGTGGATGTTCCTGTTGGAGGCAATGCCTGCCATCGTGCTGGCGGTTATCGTTCCTTTTGCACTGCCCAGCAGGCCAGAAGAATCACATTTTCTTGAAGAGGATGAAAAACGTTGGTTGATTGCGAAGCTCGCCGCTGAGCGCAGCCAATTGCCCAAGCAGGCTCACGGCAGCATGCTGAAGGCGCTGTTTAGCCCACAGGTGCTGCTGTTCAGCCTGGCGTATTACGGTTTGACCAACCTGAACGGCGCTATCAGCACTTTCCTGCCGATGATCGTGAAAGAGACAGGGCTGAGTAACGTGCAGACGGGCTTTGTGGCGATTATTCCCTATGTCTTTGGCCTGGTGGGGATGCTGGCACTCGGCAGAATGGCGGATAAACCGGGTGCCCGGCTGGCGACTAACTATCTGGCGCTGACGATTTCTATTATCGGTCTTCTAGGGGCCGGTTATTTTGACGAGCCTGTTTTACGGCTGGTGTTCCTGTGCGGAGCCGCAATCGGCTTTTTTGGCGCGATGCCGGTTTTCTGGGGGCTTCCTTCACAGTTTCTTTCCGCATCGGCAGCGGCGGGCAGCATTGCGCTTATCAACTCTCTGGGCAACATGTCCAGCGTGATCAACCCATGGGTCATCGGCACCATTCGCGATAAAACCGGCAGTTTTAACGGCGGCTTCTACTGGCTTGCCGCGATGGCGCTGCTTTCTGTCATTGTCTTGACGCTGATTTTCCGGTTATGGAAAACGGCTGCGCCGCAGGGGGCGTTAAAGAGTGAAAATAAGGAGTATATAAATGAAAATTGTTGA